Proteins found in one Serratia plymuthica genomic segment:
- a CDS encoding response regulator, whose protein sequence is MKPAVLIVDDDPAICDVLCDVLNEHVFTVHACHRGSEALALLNQQPDIALVLLDLILPDTNGLLVLQQIHRLRPDLPVVMLTGLGSESDVVVGLEMGADDYIAKPFNPRVVVARAKAVLRRTGALALEPVAAGQSKPEGWQFNGWCLDATRCTLHNPQRQPVDLTQGEYGLLLALVQHARKVLTRDRLLELTHSETLEVFDRTIDVLIMRLRRKIEINPHQPELIRTIRGLGYVFAADVSQPVAAA, encoded by the coding sequence ATGAAACCTGCCGTACTGATCGTCGATGACGACCCCGCTATCTGTGACGTGCTCTGCGACGTGCTCAATGAACACGTATTTACCGTTCATGCCTGCCACCGGGGCAGCGAAGCGCTGGCCTTACTCAACCAGCAGCCGGACATTGCGCTGGTGCTGCTCGATCTGATCCTGCCGGATACCAACGGCCTGCTGGTGCTGCAACAGATCCACCGCCTGCGCCCGGATCTGCCGGTAGTGATGCTGACCGGCCTCGGTTCCGAGTCTGACGTGGTGGTCGGCCTGGAAATGGGCGCCGACGATTACATCGCCAAACCCTTCAACCCGCGCGTAGTCGTGGCCCGCGCCAAAGCGGTGCTGCGGCGTACCGGCGCTCTGGCGCTGGAGCCGGTTGCCGCCGGCCAGAGCAAGCCCGAAGGCTGGCAATTCAACGGCTGGTGTCTGGACGCCACCCGCTGCACCTTGCACAATCCACAACGGCAACCTGTCGATCTGACCCAGGGCGAATATGGCCTGCTGCTGGCGCTGGTACAGCACGCACGCAAAGTGCTGACCCGCGATCGCCTGCTGGAGTTGACCCACAGCGAAACGCTGGAGGTCTTCGATCGCACCATCGACGTGCTGATCATGCGGCTAAGGCGCAAGATCGAGATCAATCCGCATCAACCCGAACTGATCCGCACCATCCGCGGGCTGGGTTATGTCTTCGCTGCCGACGTCAGCCAGCCGGTGGCTGCCGCCTGA
- the mak gene encoding fructokinase produces MRIGIDLGGTKIEVIALANDGHELFRHRIATPRHDYQQTLDAITGLVKLAEENTGQQGSVGVGIPGTLSPYTGLVKNANSVWLNGQPMDKDLSAMLAREVRIANDANCLAVSEATDGAAAGQKTVFAVIIGTGCGAGVAINGQAHSGGNGISGEWGHNPLPWMDDDELRFRTEVPCYCGKQGCIETFISGTGFATDYARLSGNPLKGHEIMTLAAQGDALAERAISRYELRLAKSLAHVINIFDPDVVVLGGGMSNVDRLYQHVPQLVKSWVFGGECETPIRKAIHGDSSGVRGAAWLWPQR; encoded by the coding sequence GTGCGCATTGGTATCGATCTGGGTGGCACCAAAATTGAAGTGATCGCGCTGGCCAACGATGGGCATGAGCTGTTCCGCCATCGTATCGCGACGCCGCGTCATGACTATCAACAAACGCTGGATGCAATCACCGGCCTGGTGAAGCTGGCGGAGGAAAATACCGGGCAGCAGGGCTCTGTCGGCGTCGGTATTCCCGGTACGCTGTCGCCCTATACCGGGCTGGTGAAAAATGCCAACTCGGTCTGGCTCAACGGCCAACCCATGGATAAAGATCTGTCGGCGATGTTGGCGCGCGAAGTGCGCATCGCCAACGACGCCAACTGTTTGGCGGTGTCGGAAGCCACCGATGGCGCGGCGGCCGGTCAGAAAACCGTGTTTGCGGTGATTATCGGCACTGGCTGCGGCGCAGGCGTGGCGATTAACGGGCAGGCGCACTCCGGCGGTAACGGCATTTCCGGCGAATGGGGGCATAACCCTTTGCCCTGGATGGATGACGACGAACTGCGTTTTCGCACCGAGGTGCCTTGTTACTGCGGCAAACAAGGCTGCATCGAGACCTTTATCTCCGGCACCGGTTTCGCAACCGACTATGCGCGTCTGAGTGGCAACCCGCTAAAAGGCCATGAGATCATGACGCTGGCGGCGCAAGGTGATGCCCTGGCGGAGCGAGCCATCAGCCGCTATGAACTGCGGCTGGCGAAATCGCTGGCGCATGTGATCAATATATTCGATCCGGACGTGGTAGTGCTGGGCGGCGGCATGAGCAATGTGGACCGCTTGTATCAGCACGTGCCGCAATTGGTGAAATCCTGGGTATTCGGCGGCGAATGCGAAACGCCAATACGCAAAGCGATCCACGGCGATTCCAGCGGCGTACGCGGCGCGGCCTGGCTGTGGCCGCAGAGGTAA
- a CDS encoding type II toxin-antitoxin system Phd/YefM family antitoxin — protein MPIQANMHEAKSNLSQLADKAAEGETVIIAKAGKPYVQLTAIKGEARKPGAAKGKFTVPEDINAGDADISALFEGEK, from the coding sequence ATGCCTATTCAGGCCAATATGCACGAAGCAAAATCTAACCTGAGCCAGTTGGCGGATAAAGCCGCAGAGGGAGAGACCGTGATCATAGCGAAAGCAGGGAAGCCGTACGTTCAGTTGACGGCGATTAAAGGTGAAGCGCGCAAGCCCGGTGCGGCCAAAGGTAAATTCACCGTACCGGAGGATATTAATGCCGGCGATGCGGACATCAGCGCATTGTTTGAGGGAGAAAAATGA
- a CDS encoding type II toxin-antitoxin system VapC family toxin, whose product MRRLLLDTHALLWWLVDNASLGPLTRNLIADPGNLVYVSAASVWEISIKQALGKLPVPEDIFDIIEAEDFLSLPIVAFHSQQAGQLPQHHGDPFDRMLIAQSQAEGLTLITADGVFPQYGIRVFDARR is encoded by the coding sequence ATGAGGCGACTGTTGCTGGATACCCACGCGCTGCTGTGGTGGCTGGTGGACAACGCCAGCCTGGGGCCGCTGACCCGCAATCTGATCGCCGATCCCGGTAACCTGGTTTACGTCAGCGCGGCGAGCGTATGGGAAATCTCGATCAAGCAGGCGTTGGGCAAGCTGCCGGTGCCGGAGGACATTTTTGATATCATTGAGGCGGAGGATTTTCTGTCGTTGCCGATAGTCGCTTTTCATAGCCAGCAGGCCGGGCAGTTACCGCAACACCATGGCGATCCTTTCGATCGCATGCTGATCGCCCAGTCGCAGGCCGAAGGTCTGACGCTGATCACCGCCGACGGCGTTTTCCCGCAGTATGGCATTCGGGTGTTCGACGCCCGGCGCTGA
- the licT gene encoding BglG family transcription antiterminator LicT: MKIAKILNNNAVITLDDRQEETVVMGRGIGFKKKVGDLLDESLIEKIFTPNGGEMGERYKELLAEIPLACVTTADKIITLARQRLPGKLHNIVYITLTDHIHFALQRHTQGLDIKNVLLWEIKKLYPGEFAVGLEALDLIAQRLGTALPEDEAGFIALHLVNAQLNDEMHNTLHITRVMQEILNIVKYHFRFDYNEEALSYHRFVTHLKFFAQRLLGKNYVDSDDDSLYQVVKEKYRESFACAGKINQHIEKYYQHQLTSEEMMFLTIHIERVRSESEVK; encoded by the coding sequence ATGAAAATCGCAAAAATACTTAATAATAACGCGGTGATTACCTTGGACGACCGTCAGGAAGAAACGGTGGTGATGGGTCGCGGCATCGGTTTTAAAAAGAAGGTCGGCGATCTGCTGGATGAGAGTCTGATCGAGAAGATCTTCACTCCGAATGGCGGTGAGATGGGCGAACGCTACAAAGAGCTGCTGGCGGAGATCCCGCTGGCCTGCGTGACCACCGCAGACAAAATCATCACCCTTGCCCGCCAGCGCCTGCCGGGCAAGTTGCACAACATCGTCTATATCACGCTGACCGACCATATCCACTTTGCGCTGCAACGCCACACCCAGGGGCTGGACATCAAGAACGTGCTGCTGTGGGAAATCAAAAAGCTCTATCCGGGCGAGTTTGCCGTCGGGCTGGAAGCGCTGGATCTTATCGCCCAGCGGCTGGGCACCGCCTTACCGGAGGACGAGGCCGGTTTCATCGCCCTGCATCTGGTCAACGCCCAGTTGAACGACGAGATGCATAACACCCTGCACATCACCCGGGTGATGCAGGAGATCCTTAATATCGTCAAATACCATTTCCGCTTTGATTACAACGAAGAAGCGCTGAGTTACCACCGTTTTGTCACTCACCTGAAATTCTTCGCCCAGCGCCTGCTGGGGAAAAACTACGTCGACAGCGACGATGATTCGCTCTACCAGGTAGTGAAAGAGAAATACCGCGAGTCATTCGCCTGTGCCGGCAAGATCAATCAGCATATCGAAAAATATTACCAACACCAGCTGACCAGCGAAGAGATGATGTTTTTGACCATTCATATCGAGCGGGTGCGCAGCGAAAGCGAGGTGAAATAG
- the eat gene encoding ethanolamine permease, translating into MTMQLKPTLGTLHLWGIAVGLVISGEYFGWSYGWGVAGTLGFLITTLIVATMYGCFIFSFTELTTAIPHAGGPFAYSRRAFGETGGLIAGLATLVEFVFAPPAIAMAIGAYLNVQYPALNPKWAAVGAYAIFMTLNILGVKLAALFELCVTVLAVFELLVFMGVVAPGFSFSNFVLNGWAGSDHFGSAALSGIFAAIPFAIWFFLAIEGAAMAAEEAKDPKRTIPRAYISGILTLVVLALGVMLLAGGAGDWSKLSNINDPLPQAMKMVVGENSGWMHMLVWIGLFGLVASFHGIILGYSRQFFALARAGYLPTSLAKLSRFQTPHRAILAGGVIGIAAIFSDSWINLQGMSLTAAMITMAVFGAIVMYLMSMLSLFKLRRIAPELERSFMAPGYPLVPAIALVLALVCLIAMLWFNPVIGGVFIALMACGYLYFLLTKTQRRNAPQDLMLSGSD; encoded by the coding sequence ATGACAATGCAACTTAAACCTACCCTGGGCACCCTGCATCTTTGGGGTATTGCCGTCGGGCTGGTGATTTCCGGGGAATATTTTGGCTGGAGCTATGGCTGGGGTGTGGCGGGGACGCTCGGTTTCCTGATCACTACCCTGATAGTGGCGACCATGTACGGCTGTTTTATCTTCAGCTTTACCGAGCTGACCACCGCAATCCCTCACGCAGGCGGGCCTTTCGCCTATAGCCGCCGCGCCTTTGGCGAAACCGGTGGCCTGATCGCCGGGCTGGCGACGCTGGTGGAATTCGTGTTCGCGCCACCGGCGATTGCCATGGCGATCGGGGCTTACCTCAACGTGCAATACCCGGCGCTCAACCCCAAGTGGGCGGCGGTGGGTGCCTACGCCATTTTTATGACGCTGAATATCCTCGGCGTGAAGCTGGCGGCGCTGTTCGAACTTTGCGTCACCGTGCTGGCGGTCTTTGAGCTGCTGGTGTTTATGGGCGTAGTGGCGCCCGGCTTTAGCTTCAGCAACTTCGTGCTCAACGGCTGGGCGGGCAGCGATCATTTCGGCAGCGCGGCGCTGTCCGGTATCTTCGCCGCCATTCCGTTTGCCATCTGGTTTTTCCTGGCCATCGAGGGTGCGGCAATGGCGGCGGAAGAAGCCAAGGATCCGAAACGCACCATTCCGCGCGCCTACATTTCCGGCATTCTGACGCTGGTGGTATTGGCGCTGGGTGTGATGCTGCTGGCAGGCGGCGCAGGCGACTGGAGCAAACTGTCGAACATCAACGATCCGTTGCCGCAGGCGATGAAAATGGTGGTCGGCGAGAACTCCGGCTGGATGCACATGCTGGTATGGATTGGCCTGTTTGGATTGGTGGCCAGCTTCCACGGCATTATTCTCGGCTATTCGCGCCAGTTCTTCGCGCTGGCGCGCGCCGGTTACCTGCCGACTTCGCTGGCCAAGCTGTCGCGCTTCCAGACGCCGCACCGGGCGATCCTGGCCGGCGGCGTGATCGGCATCGCCGCGATCTTCAGCGACAGCTGGATCAACCTGCAGGGCATGAGCCTTACTGCCGCCATGATCACCATGGCCGTCTTCGGTGCCATTGTGATGTACCTGATGAGCATGCTCAGCCTGTTCAAACTGCGCCGCATTGCGCCGGAGCTGGAACGCAGCTTCATGGCGCCCGGCTATCCGCTGGTGCCGGCCATCGCGCTGGTGCTGGCGTTGGTGTGCCTGATCGCCATGCTGTGGTTTAACCCGGTGATCGGCGGGGTGTTTATCGCCCTGATGGCCTGCGGTTATCTCTATTTCCTGCTGACCAAAACCCAGCGCCGCAACGCACCGCAGGATCTGATGCTGTCCGGCAGCGACTGA